The following nucleotide sequence is from Streptomyces sp. HUAS CB01.
GAGGCGCCGGGCGGTGGCCCCGCCGATCCCGGCCCCGGCGGCGGCGGTGACGACGGCGGTCCTGCCGTCCAGCAGGGCGTGTCCGGGGACGTACGGGGGCTTGCCGTCCGTGGCCTTGTCGCCCAGGACCCTCTTGTCCGTCGCCCTGTCGTCCGCCGCCTTGTTGTCCGTCACACGGGCACGTTAACCTACCAAACACTTGTTAGGGAACGGGGTGCGCTGATGGACCTGACGCACACGGCGGACGAGGACGCGTTCCGCGCCGAGGCCCGCGCCTGGCTGCGCGCGCACGTCCCGGACCCGCCGCTGCCCTCGCTGGAGACCCGGGAGGGCTTCGCCGCACACCGGCGGTGGGAGGCGCGGCTGGCCGCCGACCGCTGGTCGGTGGTCTCGTGGCCGGAGCGGTACGGCGGCCGCGGCGCGGACGTCTTCCACTGGCTGGTGTTCGAGGAGGAGTACTACGCCGCGGGCGCCCCGGGCCGGGTCTCCCAGAACGGCATCAGCCTGCTCGCCCCGACCCTGTTCGACCACGGCACGGAGGAGCAGCGGGCCCGGATCCTGCCGTCCATGGCGAGCGGCGAGGTGGTCTGGGCCCAGGCCTGGTCGGAGCCGGAGGCGGGCTCGGACCTCGCGTCGCTGCGCTCCCGGGCGGTCCGGACGGCGGGCGGCTGGCTGCTGACGGGCCAGAAGACGTGGTCGTCGCGGGCGGCCTTCGCGGACCGGGCGTTCGGCCTCTTCCGCTCCGACCCGGACGCCGGCCCCCCGCACCGGGGGCTCACGTACCTGATGTTCGACCTGCGGGCTCCCGGGGTCACGGTCCGGCCGGTCCGCCGGCTGGACGGGAAGCCCGCGTTCGCAGAACTGTTCCTGGACGAGGTGTTCGTCCCGGACGAGGACGTGATCGGCGGACCCGGGCAGGGCTGGCGCATCGCCATGGCGACGACGGGCAACGAGCGCGGGCTCATGCTCCGCTCCCCCGGCCGCTATCTGGCCGCGGCCCGGCGCCTGGTGCGGCTGTGGGCCGCCACCGCCGACCCGGCCGACACGGCGTTGCGCGACCGTGTCGCGGACGCGGTGATCGGCGCGCGGGCGTACCAGCTCTTCACCTGCGCGGGTGCCTCGCGCTTCGCGGCCGGTTCGGTGATCGGCGCGGAGTCGAGCCTGAACAAGGTGTTCTGGTCCGAGTACGACATCGCCCTGCACGAGACGGCGCTCGACCTGCTCGGCGCGGAGGGGGAGCAGGCGGACGGGCCCGGTGGGTGGGCGGAGGGCCACGTGTTCGCCCTCGCCGGGCCGATCTACGCGGGCACGAACGAGATCCAGCGCGACATCATCGCCGAGCGGCTGCTCGGACTGCCGAAGGGACGCCGCTGACCATGCGTTTCCTGCCGACCGACGAACAGCGGTCGTTCGTGCGCTCGTTGGACGCGCTGCTGGCCGCCGCGGACACGCCCGCGGCGGCGCGCGCCTGGGCGGCGGGAGACTCCTCGCCCGGCCGGGCGCTGTGGTCCCGGCTCGCCGGCTCCGGCGTGTTCGCCCTGGCCGTGCCGGAGGCGTACGAGGGGGCCGGGGCGCTCTCCCTCGAACTGGTCCTCGCCTTCGTCGAGCTGGGCCGCCACGCGGTGCCGGGACCCCTGGTGGAGACGGTCGCGGGCGCGGTGCTCGTGGCCGCCCTGGACGAGCCCGTACTCGGCAAGCGGCTGCTGCCCGCCATCGCGTCGGGCGACCTGCTGGTCTCCCTGCACGCGCCGGGAGCGGGGCCGTACGCCCTGGACGCGGACGCGGCTGACCGGCTGCTCGTGGTCGACGCCGGCGACCCCACGGTGCTGCGGCTCGCCGCGGGGCACGGGCCCGTGCACGCCTCCGTCGATCCGGTGCGGCGGCTCGCCGTGCCCGGCGCGGGCGGGGAGGTGGTCTCCGCCGGACCCGCCGTCGCGACGGCGGCACGGCGCGCGGCGGACTGGGCACGGCTCGCGACGGCGGCGCAGGCGCTCGGCGTCGGGCTCGCGCTGCTGGAGCGGACCGTCGCGTACGCCGGGCAGCGCACCCAGTTCGGCGCGCCGATCGGTTCCTTCCAGGCGGTCAAGCACCGGCTGGCGGACACGCTGATCGCCCTGGAGTTCGCCCGCCCGCTCGTGCACGGCGCGGCGCTCACCCTGGCCTCGGCCGATGTCGCGGCGGCGAAGACGGCCGCGGGCGAGGCCGCGTACGCCGCCGCCCGCACCGCGCTCCAACTCCACGGCGCCGTCGGCTACACCGACGAGCTGGACCTGTCCCTGTGGCTGCGCAAGGCGCGCCCGCTGCGCGACGCGTGGGGCACTCCCTCCCAGTGCAGGGCGGCGGTGCTGGAGGGCTCTGCGCATGCCGGTTCGGCGGGGGCCGGTTCGGCGGGAGGCGGGCCCGGCGGCGACCGATCGGTGCGCTTCTCCCGGCTGTAACGGCGTCGCCGGCCCCCGGGTCGTCGGACCGCGGCCGGGACGGCGGCCGCTCGCGTAGGCTTCGCTCCACATGGACGCGGCGGGGGCGGGGCGGGTGACGGCCGACATGGCACAGAGGTGGGGTTCGACCCTCGATTCGGTGGTGGTGTACGCACGGGGCGCGCTCTGCCGCCGCCTGGCCAGGGGCACCGTGCCGCCGGACGGCCGGGTGCGGGTGACGGGACTGCCCCGCACCCTGGACGCGGGTTCCGTGCGGGCCCGGGTCCTGGGCGCCTCCGGTGTACGGGTCGTCGAGGCCCGGGTCGAGGTCGAGGCGGAGCCGGCCGCCCCCGAGAACTCCGACGCACTGTGGCGCGAGGTCGAACGGATGCGCGACGAACGCGCGGCGGCGGAGGGACGCAGGGACCGCCAGCTCGGCCTGATCGAGGAGATCGGGGCGTTGCGTCCGGTGCCACCCGGCCGTAAGCGCGAGGACCCTCACCGCCGCACGCCCGTCGACGCCTGGCTGGAACTCGCCGGATTCGTCGACGAGCGGCTGACGGTTCTCCACGCCCGGCTCGTCGAACTGGAGAAGGCCCTGCGCGACGTCGACCACGAGTTCGACGTCGCCGTGGCCAAGCTCGAACGCGCCTCCACCGACGCGCCGTCAGCGCATGTGGACACCACGGTCTCCGTGGTCCTGACACTCACCGGAACCGGGGCCGGGGCCGGGGCCGATACCGGAACGGACTCCGACGCCGGCGCGCCCGCCGAGTCCGGCTCCGGTCGGCGGCAGTCGGAGTCGGAGCCGGAGACGGACGCCGCGGAGGTCGAGGTGGAGCTCGAGTACGGGGTGCCCGGCGCCGTCTGGGTGCCCGCCTACCGGCTCACCCACCGTCAGGGCGACGGCAGCGGACGGCTGGTGCTGCGCGCCTCGGTCGCCCAGCGCACCGGCGAGGACTGGACGGGCGTACGCGTCGGCCTGTCCACCGCCGACCTGCGGCGGCGCACGGATCTGCCGAGGCTCCGCTCGGTCCGGATCGGGCGCCGTCAGCCCGACCCGGCACCCTCCGGCTGGCGCGAGCCCCCGGCAGGGCTCGCCGACCTGTTCACCGGTTACGACGCCGCGGGCCCGCGCCCCGTCGCCGGGGCCGGCTCCGCGCCCGTTCCCGTGGCCGCCGGCTCCGCGCCCGTTCCCCCACCGCCACCGCCACCGCCACCGGCTCCGCAGGGCTACGGCGCCCCGCCCGCCGCGCTCCCGGTTCCCGGCGGTCCGGCCGGCCCCGCCCCGGAAGCCTTCGGCGGCGCGGCGCCCGACCTCGCACGGCCGGCCGGGGCCCGACCGGGGGCCGGGCCACGCGCGCGGAGCGCGGCCTTCGCGGCCCGCGCCCCCATGGCGCCTGCCGCTCCCGGCAGTCCCGCGCCGCCGCCACCGCCGGAACCTGCGGCCGGTCCTCCACGGCCGAGCGGTGCCGAACTCGACTACGCCGCCCTCGTCCTGAGCGGCCCGGACGAGCAGCGCAGTCGCAGGGGGCGGCTCTTCCCCGCCGCCCCCGGCGACCCGGTGGCCGCCGAGTACCGCCGCCGGGCCGAAGCGGTGGCCGCGCTGCCGCTGCCCGGGCACGCCGTCCCGCCCCGCGAGTCGGCGGGCTCCTTCGACCACCGCTACGACGCCGCCGCCCGCGCCGACATCCCCTCGGACGGCACCTGGCACACCGTCACCGTCGCCGAGATGCCCGTGGGTCTGCGCACCGAGTACCTCTGCGTGCCGTCCGTGGAGGAGACGGTGTACGCGACGCTGGTGCTCTCCAACGCCACCGACCGGGCCCTCCTGGCCGGCCCGGTGGAGGTCACCGTCGACGACCGCTTCGTGCTGACCGCCGCACTGTCCACGCTCGCTCCCGGCGGCCTCCGCCGGGTGGGCCTCGGCCCGGCGGAGGCCATCCGGGTCACCCGCCGCACCGAGCTGCGCGAGTCCGCATCGGGGCTGCGCAACAACACCACCGTGCTCGACCACCGGATCCACGTGGAGCTCGCCAACCGGCTCGGGAGCCACGTCACCGTGGAGGTCCGCGAGCGCGTCCCGGTCACCTCGGAACCCGACGTGAGGATCGAGGAACGGGCCGACTGGACGACGCCCGTGGACGGTGAGGGACCCGAGCACCACGCGCCCGGGACCCGCATCTGGCGGGTGGACCTGCCCGCCGGCGGCACCGCCGCACTCGACGGCGGCTACGAGATCCGCATCCCGGCCGGCAAGGCCCTGGCCGGCGGCAACCGGAGGAGCTGAACGCCATGCCCACGGCCCCGCTGCCGATTCCCCTGCCCGTCACCGCCGTGACCTGCCTGGAGGACCGGGCCCAGGTGGAGCGCGTCACCGTGCTGGACCTGGAGGCCGGCGTCCGGCGGCTGCGCCTCGGTCCGGTCAGTGCGCTGGCCCTCGACCGCACCCTGCACGCCGAGCTGACGACCGATCACCCGGACCTTCCCGCGACCGTGCTCGATCTGCGGATCGTCCGTGCCTGGACGCCGAAGTGCCCGCAGCCGCCCACCGACGACGACTCGGCACTCCGCCACCGCGAGCACGACCTCGAGGAAGAGCAGCGCGCGCTGGAGCAGCGGCGCGACCGCGTCCGGGCCCGCCTCGACCTGCTCGGCCGGCTCGCCGCCGATCTGCTGCGGGACATCGGCGAGGGCGCCGGGGCCGGCGAGGCCGAACCGGAGCGCTGGGTCCGCGAACTGGACCGGGTGGACGCCGAGCGCGACGCGTACGGCGAGGAGCTCCGCACCGTGGAGGCCCGGCTGACCGCCGTCGCGGCCGGCCTCGGGGAGACCCGGCGGGCCCTGGGGCTCGCCGAGGAGGAGCCCGCGGAGCTGGTCGGCCACATCGAGCTGACCGTGGACGCGGCGGCGGCAGGACCGGCCCGGCTGCGGCTGAGCCATCTGACCCCGTGTGCGCTGTGGCGGCCCGCCTACCGGGCAGTGCTCGACGGCGGCACCCTGACGCTGGAGACCGACGCGATGGTCTGGCAGCGCACCGGCGAGGACTGGTCGGACGTGCGGCTGACGTTCTCGACGGCCCGTTCGGCGCTGGCCACCGACCCGCCGAGGCTCGGCGAGGATCGGCTGTCGCTCCGGGACCGCTCCGCCGCCGAGCGCCGTACGGTCGACGTCGAACTGCGCGAGGAGGAGATCGGGGACCTCGGCCCGGCCCCGGTGGTCGGCCTGCCCGGCGTGGACGACGGCGGCGAGGTACGGGTGCTGGAGTCGCCTGCTCCGGTCTCGGTGGCCGGCGACGGCCGCGCCCACCGCGTTCCCGTCTCCGCCTTCACCTCGGCCGCGCGCAGCGAGTACGCCTGCTCACCCGAGCTGTCTCCGCTGGTCACGCAGGTCGTGCGGGGCGACAACCGGTCCGGTCACGCGCTGCTCGCCGGGCCCGTGGACCTGATCCGCGACAGCGGCTTCACCGGCCGCGGCACGCTGGGCTTCACGGCCCCCGGGGCTCCCCTCGAGCTGGCCTTCGGCAGTTCCGACGACCACCGCGTGGTGCGGGAGACGGAGGAGACCCGCGGCACCGCCGGCATCACGCAGCGGACCGTGGTCACCCGTACGGTCCGGCTGCACCTGTCCCGGTTCTCCGCACCCGGGGAGCACGGCGAACGGCTGGTCGCCCTCCGGGAACGGATCCCGGTCTCCGAGGTCTCGGCCGTGGAGGTCTCCCTGCGCAAGGAAGCCTGCTCGCCGCCGCCCGACGTGCTCGACGCCGACGGCATCGCCCGCTGGGACATCGCCCTCCCCCCGGGAGGCCACCGCACGGTGACGCTGGTCTACGAACTGTCGGCGAGCGCCAAGGTGGCCGGGCTCTGAGCTTCCGCTCGGCACGCCACTCGCCGCGCTGTCGGAGTCGTCCGAGTACGCCCGGCGGGAGGATGACCCTCCGCCTTGCGAGGGCACGCGCCGGACGCCCGCGAGCCCCGCCCTGCGGGCGGACGGCGCCCTGTGTCGCACACGGCGCTAGCGGCGCCGCACCGTCCGCAGGCCGCGACCCGGTTGCCAGCCGCTGACGACCAGTTCGTCGCCCTCGACCCCGATCCGCACGACCTCCGCCAGCTCCACCCGGAAGAGGTGGAACGGCTCCGGCGCCTCGGTCGCCGACTGGAACGGGGCCTTCGCCTCCGGATCGGTCACCTCGACGGCCCGTCCGCCGATGCGGGCGTCCCCGTCGGCCATGGAGTCGTCCGCGCCCGGGTTGGCGTGGATCGCGAACCGCGGGTCGCGCAGGAGGTCCAGCGCCTTGCGGGAGTCCGGCATCATCCCGAGCCACAGCTCCCCGGAGCGGAAGGTCACCTCCAGCCCGGTGAGCCGTGGTGATCCGTCCTTGCGCAGGGTCGCGAGGACATGGTGCCTGTACTTCTCGAAGCGCTCCCGCACCACCGTGGCGAAGTCCGGCTCCGCCGCCTGAAAGTCTGCCCAGCTGTTGCCCATGGGCCCAGGAAACCGCGAATACCGGACATCTGCTGTCGGGTATCCGGAGCGGGCCGCCGTGACGGCCACCACGTCACTCCGACGGCGGCCGCTTCGACCGCGGCCCGGTCGACGTCCGACCGGCGGCCACCTCGTACCGCCGCCCGGTCGAGGTCCGACGGAGACCCGGCGTCAGGCGCGCACGATCCCCGAGGCCCGCGCGTTCGCCAGCCACACCGGGAACTCGGACACCAGGCGGTCGTACAGTTCCTCGTCACGGAGACGCCGCGGGTCCTGCCCCGCGTGGAA
It contains:
- a CDS encoding DUF4139 domain-containing protein, which codes for MAQRWGSTLDSVVVYARGALCRRLARGTVPPDGRVRVTGLPRTLDAGSVRARVLGASGVRVVEARVEVEAEPAAPENSDALWREVERMRDERAAAEGRRDRQLGLIEEIGALRPVPPGRKREDPHRRTPVDAWLELAGFVDERLTVLHARLVELEKALRDVDHEFDVAVAKLERASTDAPSAHVDTTVSVVLTLTGTGAGAGADTGTDSDAGAPAESGSGRRQSESEPETDAAEVEVELEYGVPGAVWVPAYRLTHRQGDGSGRLVLRASVAQRTGEDWTGVRVGLSTADLRRRTDLPRLRSVRIGRRQPDPAPSGWREPPAGLADLFTGYDAAGPRPVAGAGSAPVPVAAGSAPVPPPPPPPPPAPQGYGAPPAALPVPGGPAGPAPEAFGGAAPDLARPAGARPGAGPRARSAAFAARAPMAPAAPGSPAPPPPPEPAAGPPRPSGAELDYAALVLSGPDEQRSRRGRLFPAAPGDPVAAEYRRRAEAVAALPLPGHAVPPRESAGSFDHRYDAAARADIPSDGTWHTVTVAEMPVGLRTEYLCVPSVEETVYATLVLSNATDRALLAGPVEVTVDDRFVLTAALSTLAPGGLRRVGLGPAEAIRVTRRTELRESASGLRNNTTVLDHRIHVELANRLGSHVTVEVRERVPVTSEPDVRIEERADWTTPVDGEGPEHHAPGTRIWRVDLPAGGTAALDGGYEIRIPAGKALAGGNRRS
- a CDS encoding acyl-CoA dehydrogenase family protein, with translation MRFLPTDEQRSFVRSLDALLAAADTPAAARAWAAGDSSPGRALWSRLAGSGVFALAVPEAYEGAGALSLELVLAFVELGRHAVPGPLVETVAGAVLVAALDEPVLGKRLLPAIASGDLLVSLHAPGAGPYALDADAADRLLVVDAGDPTVLRLAAGHGPVHASVDPVRRLAVPGAGGEVVSAGPAVATAARRAADWARLATAAQALGVGLALLERTVAYAGQRTQFGAPIGSFQAVKHRLADTLIALEFARPLVHGAALTLASADVAAAKTAAGEAAYAAARTALQLHGAVGYTDELDLSLWLRKARPLRDAWGTPSQCRAAVLEGSAHAGSAGAGSAGGGPGGDRSVRFSRL
- a CDS encoding acyl-CoA dehydrogenase family protein; the encoded protein is MDLTHTADEDAFRAEARAWLRAHVPDPPLPSLETREGFAAHRRWEARLAADRWSVVSWPERYGGRGADVFHWLVFEEEYYAAGAPGRVSQNGISLLAPTLFDHGTEEQRARILPSMASGEVVWAQAWSEPEAGSDLASLRSRAVRTAGGWLLTGQKTWSSRAAFADRAFGLFRSDPDAGPPHRGLTYLMFDLRAPGVTVRPVRRLDGKPAFAELFLDEVFVPDEDVIGGPGQGWRIAMATTGNERGLMLRSPGRYLAAARRLVRLWAATADPADTALRDRVADAVIGARAYQLFTCAGASRFAAGSVIGAESSLNKVFWSEYDIALHETALDLLGAEGEQADGPGGWAEGHVFALAGPIYAGTNEIQRDIIAERLLGLPKGRR
- a CDS encoding pyridoxamine 5'-phosphate oxidase family protein, whose translation is MGNSWADFQAAEPDFATVVRERFEKYRHHVLATLRKDGSPRLTGLEVTFRSGELWLGMMPDSRKALDLLRDPRFAIHANPGADDSMADGDARIGGRAVEVTDPEAKAPFQSATEAPEPFHLFRVELAEVVRIGVEGDELVVSGWQPGRGLRTVRRR
- a CDS encoding DUF4139 domain-containing protein, whose translation is MPTAPLPIPLPVTAVTCLEDRAQVERVTVLDLEAGVRRLRLGPVSALALDRTLHAELTTDHPDLPATVLDLRIVRAWTPKCPQPPTDDDSALRHREHDLEEEQRALEQRRDRVRARLDLLGRLAADLLRDIGEGAGAGEAEPERWVRELDRVDAERDAYGEELRTVEARLTAVAAGLGETRRALGLAEEEPAELVGHIELTVDAAAAGPARLRLSHLTPCALWRPAYRAVLDGGTLTLETDAMVWQRTGEDWSDVRLTFSTARSALATDPPRLGEDRLSLRDRSAAERRTVDVELREEEIGDLGPAPVVGLPGVDDGGEVRVLESPAPVSVAGDGRAHRVPVSAFTSAARSEYACSPELSPLVTQVVRGDNRSGHALLAGPVDLIRDSGFTGRGTLGFTAPGAPLELAFGSSDDHRVVRETEETRGTAGITQRTVVTRTVRLHLSRFSAPGEHGERLVALRERIPVSEVSAVEVSLRKEACSPPPDVLDADGIARWDIALPPGGHRTVTLVYELSASAKVAGL